From the Lathyrus oleraceus cultivar Zhongwan6 chromosome 3, CAAS_Psat_ZW6_1.0, whole genome shotgun sequence genome, the window ggatagtacgagagcacaatcgatgttttataccttggtttaaggatcatatttattcaaagtattattcagatcccgcttcaataacagaaaggttgagatgcttagcatatggtccaagtttccatgttttttcttatagcgcatacgcgattaatggatacacattttataccaaagaacaagatgataaaagtactatgcagaatagtggtgtcaccgtggtagctgaagcaatgcacatatcaagtgtgaaggacttaaaccccaaatttgcaaatctgtcgtattttggtgttatcgagcgcatttgggtgtttgattatgagaagtttcagattcctatatttggttgcaagtgggttgaaaataataacggcattcgaatggataagtcaggatttttgcaagtggatcttaatagggtgggatacaaagatgagtcttttattctagcctctcaagctagacaagtgttctatgtcaatgatccgaaaagtacgaaatggtctatagttcttttttccaacaaagtaattgatgaaaacactggagatcaaggtgatgatattgatgttgagattgaatcgtttaccagaaatgatcaagatgagaataatatatcaaatgtttcatatattagaaatgatcataatgagggtatttggatcaatccaaccgtccgtgttgttaagagacatgtagaacatattccaaccaagaaaagaaagagaacttagtgaaaaaggtacaggtcaaatgattttaattgttttctttattacaggtaaaatgacttttatgattttaattgtttttacatttgtcatctgattttaattgttttcttttttacatgtaaaatggctattatgaagtcaatcatttgtgcaaggggcaagggatgctcgaaagtatcaattgatatttgtttagatgatgatgctggatatttgaaagtatccctctacgacattggtttccttgttcgacaacatattccgattacatgtgataattggagaagtccggacttgaaggttggcaaagaaaaaatatggtcggagatacaggcttgtgtctcaatagaggatgggtatctacttaaagttacttttgtagtggtccaaaagagacatcacacccgtctctttcctgtcaaccccaaagagaccgatagaagtggaaaaattatgccaggttttttcaatatatttctcaatgcagctggtatatattatcatttgaatttatcactttttgctgattttgttgttctaaattgtcaaaggaaccgtggtagacaccggcatttgtcaccctagggaatttgatttttaccttaacagccatgcaggaattcaggtaatattagctatgtcatttaactttatgccattgtttactatttgttgctcaatcgccttttgacagttctgtgttatttgcatttggacgtgttctttttgtaggggactacttatgctgccatctgttgttttggttgagccttattttgtatggatgtgcgatagaactactagacagcttttggatatacagaacatgtttgccaccatgggtggatgggcgtttttgtttagtattggttagaactactagacagcttttggatacagtggtcactgggtgttggttgctatgttttattctcttaattgtagtactttgagaatatgttgttgtatattgttgatcaaagaatcatatattaatgttgtatatatggaggattaatgttgtatataaatggattcatgttgtatatatcaatggattaatggtgtataacattggattaaaggatgaaatcaatatgaattttacacttttgcagcatgcgaacaggttaccaaataaatatatatccactgtttttcaaacaaatttttttaaaataactaacacattagagagcgctttgtccagaaagcgccctctaaacactttacaatgacaactttagagggcgctttttcctgaaagcgccctctaaacactttacattgataactttagagggcgctttttcctgaaagcgccctctaaacactttacaatgacaactttagagggcgctttttcctgaaagcgccctctaaacactttacactgacaactttagagggcgcttttaccagaaagcgccctctaaggtgtccctctatggaccactccagagggcgcttttttcttaaagcgcactataatgtggccactttagacagcgctttctccaggagaacaaagcgatgtctttacctatgccagcgccagattagagagcgcttaaaagcgctgttataggccaaaataagcgccctcttttcccttatttggcgtagtgttaGTAACTTCTGCCCAAAAACTTTTTGATAGTCCAACATTCAACAAAAGACTCTTTACCTTTTAAATTAAAGACATATTCATTCTACCTTGCCTATCATTTTATTGTGGTGTCTTACGAACTGAAAATTTGTCTCTATCTTAATGTCCTTATCTCCATCAGACTTGTAGGAGAAATCATTTACATGTAGAGTACCCAGAAAAATCACGTTATTCCTCAATTCTGGAATATTTCACATCGTTCAATATCCGTACGCCACAATCGTTTATAGAAATTTTAATTTGTCTCATTCTAGTGATAGTACATGTTTTACCATCACCTAGATTAACAAATAAAAATCACCATACCTGAATGTAGTGAGTCATTCTTAGTGTGACGCCATGTAGTAAGAGCAACAAGATTTAAGAATCCACACATATATGCACTTGCTGGATGAAGCACACAACATATATGTTTCACGTCGAGAAACATCGATGAACCACATTTGCATAACTCAACGAGCCTTGATTTATGTTTGGAGAATCCCTCTTCCAATGCACAATCTGTTTGAACACTCATTTATTTTCTAATTCATGGATTTAGAACTTTTCTTTATAGGACCTCAACTACCCTTCTTCAACCCACAGTCTTAACCCCCTTTCTCATACAGACTGTCGCCCTAAATTCCTTCCTTTATACTTTGTCTCCTTTAAGGATGAGATAAAAATGTAGCAGTAATCACATCAAGACTTTTAGTGTTTTTCTGTTAGGTAAGAGTAGTCACCAAGTGGTCATACGAATCAGGTAACGAGAACAACAATATAATTGTCTTATCTTCGTCATCAATGTTCACCACAAGTCTCACCATGTCAGTGATTATGTTGTTGAAGAAATTGACATGTTGTTGCAAATCAGACCCTTCATGCATCTTCAGAATGTATAGTCGCTACATCGCTAACAATATGTACATTAATGTCTTTGACATATACTGTGGCTCTCCAATTTGTCCTAAACCTCCTTCGACATCATTAGATCCATGATATGATATGTCACCTTATCTAAAACACATAGGTGAGTCAATCCTGCAACATTCTTCTTCATCTCTGTCTAATCAGTATCTTCCATATTGTTCGGTTTTGTCTTACGCGTTGTATTCTCTAAATTTTGTTGAATCAATAGATTCTTAGTTCAGATTTTGCACCTGAGTTAATCGTCATCTGAGATCAATTGTTAGACCAATAACCAATATAGAAgattaaaaatttaaaaaaaaaacacaatcAATCTTTGTTAAAGCAGGTATCTCCCTCTATGATCGTAGAGCAACTATAATTTCCTTTATTTATGTCTACTAATAAGAATTCGTTAGGGTTGTAGTATTAGAATCAATATATACAATACTACGTCTCAGTTTACAATAATATCTCTGAAGTCCTCGCACATTCGGTTACATATCCATAATAATCTCTAAAATATAAGTCATACTCAAAATTACCATAATAATCTTCTCAATATGAGTCACATTCAACAAGTTAAATGTCAAATATCTTAAATACAGAAGAATCTTAGTGAAGATCTTGCCTCTTTTAAGTTGATCTAGCAAGAAGCGAATATTTATTCTTGATAGTAACATTCTTGATATTAACATTGTTAACATGACGTAATCTATGTAGAATCTTATTCCACCGTTTTTTTAAGAGcttttttatatattatttaattaattaaatttttataaaattaatttgTATTTCAATTATTTCAAATAATTAATCTAAAACTCCATAGTAGTGCACCAAATCCGAATCAACATCCTTTTACATATGTGAATTGAATCAATTGACAACAATTAGTTTGGTAAAGTGAGCTATGAAAGTCAGTGACCAACTATGATCTATGAGTGAAACTCATGAACAAATTCCACGAACAATTAGTTTCTTACGTACTTGGATAATATAGACTCTATGACATGTATCCGCGTAGAAATAGCAAAACTTCTAGACTTGTAAGTTGTAGCTACTATCTAACGTTAGATTCTTAGAACCACCATAAAGAAAATAGTTGAAATTTCCATTACCAAATACTAGTAATAAATTAAGTTTCACCAAACCCCTTTTACTAAACTACCATGAATCTTCATCTGTTGATCATATTTGACTGTGTGTGAAGCCGGAACTCGCCGCCGTTCAAACCACCTCCGTTTGAAACCATACCCACCAGTTGGGAACACAGAAAAAATAACAATTCAACTAAATCGCTCCTTACCATACTAAACTAGTAGACCAAAACAGTTATGTTACACTAACAACGTTGTTCACTTGTTCCTATCCAATTTTTGTTTCAGTTCAACTTGAAGAAGCAACATAGAAAGTTCCAAATAAAGAAACACCATAGATGTTTCTTTCCCACCACTCGCTTCTTTCCTTAACACGGTTCAATTGGCGTAGTGACTAAGAATCGCCACGTGTACTAATATTGGAAATACCAAAATAGTATTATATTTAATTGCAATTTTCAATTTAACCTTAAGGGTATTCAAGTCATTATACTATAGCTTCAACAATTAGACTTTCCTAAAAATTTCAACAAAAAAACAAAGTCCACACACATTCATTCACACGTTTTCTTGACTTGTCTCTCACTCCAACAAAGCCTATAAATAAAACTCACACCTTCAGTACTTTCAAACCATTCAATTCAACATCGTCACACAAACAACACATCAGAACATAATCTTTCGagaaaacaaaaacaacaacttCCATTTTAGTGATGGCAATGAAGAGACAAAGAAGCAACGAAGGAACAGCAGACAACATAGATTTAGCAAACTGTTTAATGCTACTCTCTTGTCCACAACAACAGAAAGCCTTTGAAAACGGCGTATACGAATGCAAAACATGCAACAAAAAATTCTCATCTTTTCAAGCACTCGGTGGCCATAGAGCTAGTCACAAGAGAACGAAGCTATCTGAAGGAGAAGAGCTTAAAGAACAAGCTAAATCTCTTAGTTTATGGAACAAACCTAAAATGCATGAATGTTCTATTTGTGGTATGGGATTTTCTTTGGGCCAAGCATTGGGAGGACACATGAGAAAACATAGAGCTGCTATGAGTGAAGGGTTTTCTTCTATCAATCAGATTATTGCAAAAATTCCAGTTTTGAAGAGATCGAATAGTAAGAGAGTTATGGGATTTGACTTGAATTTGACACCATTGGAGAATGATGACTTGATGCTTGGAATGAAGTCACCTTTAACACCAATTCCACTTTCTTTGTTTTGATCAAGTTTTACATTTTTAACATTTTGTTGACTCTTGTATTCTTTCAATTTTTTGTGTAGAAATTCGTTGATTCTTTTGCTTATTATAGATATATAGTTTTGTTATTTGTAATAAACAGATGTAGTTATTCTAATTATCAACATTGATATTTCAACACCTTATTATTTATTgattaattatttttataataaattgTTTGGTGTACCTGCAAATTTCATTCTTGTAAGGAAGTTTTGTGTTCGTCCAAATGTTGACCACCATTGCAAAATAAACAAATCCAATTTCCCAAACCCACTCAATTCTAAGGATCATTATGTTAACATAGTCTTATGTTTAAAATTAAGACATTTTATAAATAGTTTATTTTTTTTAACACGTGGGTACCGTTGAATTAAATTGAGTACTGATACTCTACATCAATCAAAATGTATAATTTAATATTGtcactttttattttattttaaagtaatttaaaattttaaataatttataCTAAAAATACAAATACAGATATTCAACTTAAACTCATGGTTTTTTTTTCTATTCCATGAATAAAGTGGTCCAATTTTTCATTTGATAATTACCTAATAATTGTCTCTGGTTTTTCAAAGATTTCTCATTCTTATAGATCAATCAAATGGTGTATGCAACccataatttataataaaatacCACTCTTTTCATTTGTTTTACTTGAGATAAGTATATTTTCTCCATTTCAATTTAATTCTATTTGATTAAGAGTTTCACATCGGATAATTTATGGTATGATCATGTATTTATAAGTGATGGTCACCTTACTAATCGATTTTGTAAGATGGAGTTAAACCATATCACATATTCTTAAGATGATACCAGAGTATCGTTTAAGATCCATTAGGTCACTCACCATTTAGTTCCACACCCTAGACGCAAATATTTTAGGCGTGAGAGGGGGTGTTAAGAGTCGCACACCGAATAATCTATAGCTTGAATATGTGTTTATAAGTGGAGGTTGTACACCCCGAAAATTATCTGACCGACTGAGGTATCTATTTTTAATGTTGGTTGAGATAGTTAGGTAAAATCCTCAAACTAGCATACATAGGTCGGCTCCTGATGTCGGGCGGCCGAATTCCTTAACTGTTAAGAGGCAGACGAAAGATCAAAAATCGTTATAAAATgattaataaatccactatatATCACTAATGACCATAAACGGTTATACGTACTTATTAAGTCAATTAAAAATACTTAAATAAGCGGTTCCATTTATTATGGTCATAAAAGCCTATTTATCATGACTATTCAATAGGAACAGGGATGCTGAAAATATATATAGGTCTTGAGACCAACAAAAGTGGAGGCACCGACACGATGAGTAACATGAGAATAAAGATTATTGGGTGATAGCAAAATAAGAGCAATAGGCATGTAAGACTTAGGAATCTCAAAAACGAAGTTGATCATCTCATTCCTTTTATCAATCACAAACACATTAACCAATTATTTTAGGCTCTCATCGACTAATAACAAGGAAAGTCGATCTTTTAATATTTTAGTAAGATTATTTGGCGCCCACACTAGGAATCCGATAAAGATTATAGTGACACTACTTAACCGGCGGACGGTGCGGAGGTATGCTGACCATGTCACCACAAAAACTATTAGACGACCGCCATGAGCAATTGTCAGAAGAGCAATATTATTATGTTCTGTGTGATTGCAGCTGTGTAACTAGAACAACATCTCCGATCTAGCAACAAAATCTAACTCAGCAGCTCGGTTTGGATACAAAGAAGCGGCAAGGCACGACAAGACCAACCAAACTCTGTGTACCAGACTGCTCTAGCATTCATTTTGAATAAAGGACTGATGCATTGGGCGGTACTTAATATTGAGTTCGTGAAGTTAATATAAACCTAAGCATTCTGTCTATTTAAAATGTTTGTTTTAATGATTAGtcagtaattaaaaccaaagCAAATGCAATGCTTCCAGCGATTATCATACTCTAGGATTCCTCTATTAATGCCGACAATAACATTTGCATCCTGAACATTCGCACGGAGAAATATTCAACCGTATGGACATGGCTTCCTAGTCGGGGCCGGTCCTAACATActggagaattttttttttaattttttttttaattttttttttaaaataatcaataTATTAAAAACAATATATCGAAATAACCACCTTTCAAAATAGATGTGTTAGATGAACTGGCGTATCTATTTTAAACTAAGAGGATGTGTCACTCGTGCTGGCGCATGCTTTAAAAGCAATGCAAGGAGGCGCCCACAACCATAGCGCCTATGCATGGGCATTGGTGTATGCatcaattcatctgacgcatACACCCTagtattattttttaaaatttgtttttaataaataatgaaatataatattataaaaaaaattattaatgATATAATAAAAGTTACATgggattgacaaaaatttaatgaTCGGCCCGATCGAAACGTCCCCTTGGTCCACATGCAGATGTGTTAGtttgtcttcgaggtctcccacgattttcctggGATGTTTGtggtctttgtgtgctgacctaATCCAATGATGCCTGGTGTGAAGGTCCGACGGAAGTTCCAGcagtatttgatagatgtgtcatcatttgttcccaataaTCGGGGAGCTCTGACCAACAGCGCTTCCATAATATAGTTTggtgcccatgttgtcgtagttgggtcgATGTGGTTTGGTGAATTGTGGACGATATAGTTGCCCGAATTAtgacattgaatcgttttggaaacaAATCAATGGTTCCTGAGGTGTAttatagttaaacaatggttgggtgtttTGGTGATGAGATGTTTAGGTGGTcattgggggggggggggggctacgacgaagtgacccatatgaatcatctgggtTAAAAACGGTTGTGGTTGATGTGTATCGTTGTTGGTGGGTAAGGTTTGATTCTTAGTTTTGTGGTTGGGTGGATGGCATGAATGGattgcgaggttgggtgtttggttgttggaTAAGTGGCATGAATGAGTTGCGaagttgggtgtttggttgttgggtgtatgtggtATGATGATGGTGTGAGGTTagttgttgggtttgggtggtttAATATTGGTGTTGGATGTGGACTTGTCGTTGGacgtatgatgacgaagctagttggtgtggatcaatcaaataccgtggctcagacacaaattgttgcggtgttaccgacctaaaccatgccatatattgttgagttggtctagcaccatgtatgacTGGTTCATTTAAGATGTTTTGTCGTTGCTTTCTCCAATGAAgacacatctcttttgcgaagtctctatagtcggaataatcccattgggcatcgactctttttttatgccaatctcccaaacacgtcggaggttctggaatcCGTTACTGCATGCCGAACTACAGTTTTACtcggtcactctggtgcatctccacaatagtgaaccggataattgttgtctttgttgtccaaactacaacatcatcatggttaacctgatgatcaagacctagatatggcctccagataaactgtacaacaatacaacacaattagatgataaataatttgataagtatgtttaaattaaaatagagttgtgtaggagtattacattGTTTGGTCCAATATAATCCAATAGATTGTGATAGACTActatagcgtgtttcagacacctattgtagttcatccctctaactgaccacctagatcatAAACAATTGATAAATATTATGTATAGTTAATAGTAATATAAAGTCTAATTAATTATATGGTAAagttttaaacttactttgttgcaaacggGAATATGAATAGCTTCTCGTTTATCGGGGagagtgacgacattcttgatCAACCACTGCTTGTAGTATATACGCACATTAATAAAAAGTACAAGTATTTTTTGGCATTTatacacattgcactatatagatgaGCCAATACAACcgaaccccaactatatgtgcttaccttgttaatgttgcgtaacaacggtaaatacataatatttactaTATTATCAATACTTTCTGGAAATGAAAAATTACCAAATGAAATCATAATATAACATAGaactttaattattttttcgtACTCGGTTGATTCTTCAGACAATATTATACTCACATAATATAgtttaatatattttaaatttataccttgccccctaGCTTGACCGGATGACTCTCCATCAGCTTGGtcgtcacacaaaggggcacccaataattcattgcagatagagttgtcctagttaactctaccattcacggTCTTACCATCTATACgtagacccaacaacatgtagatgtcctcaagtgtgacagtacactcaccgaaaggaaggtgaaatgtgtgggtctcgcGTCTCCATCTTtccaacaaagcaagaataaatttgtagtcaaCCGAGCACAAGACTTTGTTGAGGAGATTTCCAAAACCACATCCTCTATATATTATTCTATCAAAGGATTGtgggtacatattcatgtacacgaaACCGAAATCGCTCTGggtcctaataaaacataagtaagaaataaaataagaagaagTAATATATAATAAAAACATAGATAAGAAAGATATACGAAATAAATATGAAATAAGTAAAAAGAgagtaataacatacaaatgtcgagatattgTCGATTGTTCCTCTATGTTCATCATCCATAGTCAACAGAGACATAATGTTGCAGAGGTTGAGTGTGGTAAAGATGGAGTGTTGCAGAGATTGTATGTTAGTGTTGCAGATGATGAGATGTTGTGAGTTTATGCCCTATTTATAGATGGGGAAGTTTTTACTATGTTGAATAGCTACGCAATATTTGATTGGATGcatcactacgccaaaaactggaatagacagcgccccttagagggcgctttattacaaaagcgcactctaaagtgaagagaaaaaataaggagcatactattggaatagacagcgcactttagagggcgcttttgtaacaaagcgcactctaaagtgaagcgaaaaaataatgaggaaatggagggacaccaatagaggacgctttattgaaagcgccctctaagggtaaccttagagggcgcttttaaaaaagcgctctctatgtccatgtacatttccagtttataaggcgcttttggaaagccttagagagcgcttttagaagcgccctcttaggccccctttagagggcgcttttgtaacaaagcgccctctaaagtgaagccaaaaaaaaataatgaggaaatggagggacaacaatagagggcgctttagtgaaagcgccctctaaggttacccttagagggcgcttttaaaaaagcgctctctaagtccatgtacatttccagtttagaaggcgcttttggaaagccttagagagcgctttcagaagcgccctcttaggccccctttagagggcgttttttttacaaaagcgccctctaaggtcccctttagtaaacattaaaattataacatatactgcatgtctctttattttccctctctatagctatttcgtttacgtaattgggttttctctctactgcgattactctcgtcctccgttcgttctccctccctcaccgtcatcgtcgccgtcgcctttttctgctgctgcgttcacgttcactgagttatctgcgtccaccgtcactgttcactttcttctccatcgttaccgtcaccttgaaggtatttctcttctccatcgttaccgttcactttcttcatgtgtttgattagggcattttctaaacttagttttacattttgtgcattatgttgattaatgttgtttagggcaaactgagttttttatttctgattgaaaactgatatcatttgaagtgtgtttgagcttgtgcttggaagtttgatgattatggatgcaagtttgttcatgttccaaacaccataagtttgcattggtcttttgcatgaagtaggtgtgtgtgagtttgtattcaataatgataaaaaaaagagtttagattgttgtaacatgagagaaatggaaggtatatgaatgtgttcacgtattgaatcattgtcttacttgggtcttattgaatcatttctatattacagataaaatggctaaccaagacgatacccatgacaagaatggatcacgtaacaatgttgaaaaagaaatcaaacgaggattgactgttatgaagtcaatcattcgtgcaagagacaagggtgtaaaatttgaagtacattggagtgctgaagaccaactaattgagcctaacggttcaatgttggcaagttacattggtttccttgttcgacaacatattccgattacatgtgataattggagaagtccggacttgaaggttggcaaagaaaaaatatggtccgagatacaggtacttaccatatattgttatatgttttttttgttgactatttgttgaccatatattgttataatattactttataataacacactccatgtgtatgtttttttagagatcctttcagattgatgaaagccggcaaaaatattgtattcaattggccggaaaaagactccgaggatttcgatcctttttgtccaacaaatttctcaaggatgaggaaggaaatttttttgaagcagaacggccaatgaagtatgccgagattatttcagccgatgaatgggataactttgtcgccaaacgaagaaacgaaaaattccatgtaatgtctattaattatggtattatacaattgttaagttacttggttctaatatgccttaaacttttttatccaggaagtaagcgacaaaaatcggaaaagggcatcaaaacccgtgtatccgtacaaaaaaaggcatacgggatatgcacggttacaacaaagaattgtgagtatattcaaatgctatgagcttatacattgtcacaatatgttataattgatgatcttataatctaattcaatgtgtagctagccgaggagaaaagtgacgcaacatctcttccggagcacgtattatggaaggctgctcgggttgggaaggatggggttgtcgttgaagcggtccaaaatgtttatgacgaatgtgtaagtatatgtaacattatttctttaattatatcgaaaattttgttagacatataattcatttttaatctcctctaataatatttcaaGAGACTTTATCtcaaaccttaccttcaaccgaggtccaggattgcaggagcgtacttagtcgagtactaaatgttcctgagtattccggtcgtgtgaggggtaagggttttggtgtgactccgtcgtcattttataaaaaaccaaaaacaaaaaatcctaccaacaaagaggtgatggagaccttggcggagttaagggcacaagtactccaactgcaaaacgagaatgcaaggtataaagaggaaaggtgcgcctccgaggcaaaagatactagtgaccgagctagtatcaattgtcaaccgaaatttcccgaggtaattatatatgttattatgaaattaaaatagcacttttttacttgacacatatacacgttaacaataacatttattattggtttagggcatttcaccttgtcagctgtatctatcgtcaccaacttatcgcatggttggcaagggaaaagtgcacaacacttcgggtgaattacttcaccataatcccctcccggtgggatatatgaaagtttcggttgaccttgtattagataccgacgcgcttctaccattacctgacgttgtttcagagacaacgttgatgcgagaagcagtcggatcctttgttggatggccgtcagatctaattttcccagatgccgaggtatatatgttctaaatgattatgaatatttagtattcacatttcaattcagctacaattatgatatttaatcaatccttattacatggtaatgttagactcctacaagacccacgcatcaagctggtaaagggatttcaagacgcatc encodes:
- the LOC127125895 gene encoding zinc finger protein ZAT11, whose amino-acid sequence is MAMKRQRSNEGTADNIDLANCLMLLSCPQQQKAFENGVYECKTCNKKFSSFQALGGHRASHKRTKLSEGEELKEQAKSLSLWNKPKMHECSICGMGFSLGQALGGHMRKHRAAMSEGFSSINQIIAKIPVLKRSNSKRVMGFDLNLTPLENDDLMLGMKSPLTPIPLSLF